One Fundulus heteroclitus isolate FHET01 chromosome 11, MU-UCD_Fhet_4.1, whole genome shotgun sequence DNA segment encodes these proteins:
- the rfc3 gene encoding replication factor C subunit 3 has protein sequence MSLWLDKYRPTSLGKLDYHKEQAAQLKNLVQCGDFPHLLVYGPSGAGKKTRIMCLLRELYGPGVEKLRIEHQTIVAPSKKKIEINTIASNYHIEVNPSDAGNQDRVVIQELIKTVAQSQQIQSSTQKEFKVVLLTEVDRLTKDAQHALRRTMEKYMATCRLILCSTSTSKVIGPIQSRCLAIRVPLPSTEEVCSVLTSVCKKEGLLLPPELAKRISDKSGRNLRRALLMCEACRVQQYPFSADQDVPEPDWEVYLRETANAIVSQQSPQRLLEVRGRLYELLTHCIPADIIIKGLVEELLSNCDGQLKTEVAHLAAYYEHRLQLGSKSIYHLEAFIAKFMAMYKRFMEDGLDAMMF, from the exons ATGAGCCTCTGGCTGGATAAATACCGACCGACGTCCCTTGGGAAGCTCGACTATCACAAGGAGCAAGCGGCTCAGCTGAAGAACCTG GTTCAGTGCGGTGACTTCCCTCACTTGTTGGTGTACGGGCCATCAGGAGCGGGGAAGAAGACCCGCATCATGTGCTTGCTGAGAGAGCTGTATGGACCAGGGGTGGAGAAGCTTCGCATAGAGCATCAGACCATTGTG GCTCCATCAAAGAAGAAAATTGAGATCAACACAATAGCCAGCAACTATCACATCGAGGTCAACCCAAG CGATGCAGGAAACCAGGATCGTGTGGTGATTCAGGAGCTGATTAAAACCGTGGCCCAGTCCCAGCAAATCCAGTCCAGCACCCAGAAGGAGTTCAAAG TGGTGCTGCTAACAGAGGTGGACAGACTCACCAAAGACGCTCAGCACGCTTTGCGACGCACAATGGAAAAGTACATGGCCACATGTCGTCTCATCCTCTGCTCCACATCCACCTCCAAAGTCATCGGACCGATCCAGAGCAGATGTCTGGCCATCAGAGTTCCTCTGCCGAGCACAGAGGAG GTGTGCAGCGTCCTGACGTCCGTCTGTAAGAAGGAAGGTCTGCTGCTGCCACCCGAGCTGGCCAAGCGTATCAGCGACAAGTCGGGTCGCAACCTCCGCAGGGCTCTCCTGATGTGCGAGGCGTGCCGAGTGCAGCA GTATCCGTTCTCAGCAGATCAGGACGTACCGGAACCGGACTGGGAGGTCTACCTGAGAGAAACTGCTAACGCCATCGTCAGCCAGCAGAGTCCTCAAAG GTTGCTGGAGGTCCGAGGCAGGCTGTACGAGCTGCTGACACACTGCATCCCTGCTGATATCATCATAAAG GGTTTAGTGGAGGAACTGCTGAGCAACTGCGACGGGCAGCTAAAGACGGAGGTGGCCCACCTGGCCGCCTACTACGAGCACCGACTCCAGCTGGGCAGCAAGTCCATCTACCACCTGGAGGCGTTTATAGCCAAGTTCATGGCAATGTACAAGAGGTTCATGGAAGACGGCCTGGATGCGATGATGTTCTGA